Within the Mucilaginibacter sp. CSA2-8R genome, the region CCGCAGGCTATGCAACGTACTATGTACAGCGACATGATTTTCAGGAGCGACGGTAAAAGTGAAGACTGCTTGTATCTGAACGTCTGGACACCTGCTAAGTCGAGTACGGAACGTTTGCCCGTCTTGGTGTACTTCTACGGAGGTGGATTTTCGGCCGGTGACGGCTCGGAAGGCCGGTATGATGGTGAGAGCATGGCTCAAAAGGGCGTCGTGGCTATTACGGTGAATTACCGTTTGGGCGTATTCGGTTTTATGGCGCATCCTTTGCTCACTGCCGAGTCTTCGCACCACGCCTCTGGCAATTATGGATTGCTGGACCAGCACGCGGCCCTGGAATGGGTACAAAAAAACATCGCAGCGTTTGGCGGCGACCCTAAACGGGTAACTATAGCGGGCGAGTCGGCAGGCTCGATGTCGGTAAGTGCACAAATGGCATCCCCACTATCAAAAGGGCTTTTTGCCGGAGCTATTGCCGAAAGCGGCGCGTTGTTAGGTAACCTGTCGCCGGCACCTTTGGCGGCGGCCGAAGAGAACGGGCAGAGATTTGCAACAGCGGTAAAGGCAGCCTCGTTAGCCGACTTACGTAGTATCCCGGCAGACTCGTTACTTAAAATGTCTGCCGGCTTTCGTTTCTCGGCTGATGTTGATGGCTACCTGATTCCTAAAATGCCCAAAGCTATTTTTGAAGCTGGTGAGCAGATGCATGTGCCTTTACTGGTGGGCTGGAACTCGGCCGAAGGCAGTTACCGCAGTGTTTTAGGAAGCCGGTCATCTACGGTACAATCTTACAAAGAAGCCTTATTGGCTGCGTATGGTAAAGAAAAGGCCGACGCCATCTTTGCAGCTTACCCGGCTGCTAACGATGCAGATGTAGAGCAGGTGGCTACCGAGTTGGCTTCTGATAACTTTATTGCTTACAGTACCTGGAAATTAGCCGATATGCAAAGCAAAACCGGTGGCAAGCCAGTATACAAATATTACTATACCCGCAAACGCCCTGCTTTTACCGACGGAAAATCTAATGACGCACCTGGCGCAGTACACTCAGCCGAGATAGAGTATGCACTTGGCAATTTGCGTTATAATAAAGCTTACCACTGGACTCCCGAGGATTATAAAATATCCGAAACAATGCAAACTTACTTTGCCAACTTTATCAAAACAGGCAATCCTAATGGTAAAGGGCTGCCAACATGGTACAGTTTACAAGAGCGGCAACCGCAGCAGGTAATGATTATTGATGTAAACAGTAAATTGCAGACAGATACTCATGCCCCGCGATATACTTTGCAGGAAAAACTGAACGGCAAGTAATCGGATTTTTGATTAAAGTTCAATCGGCTTATTTAAGTGAAATTGTAGCTGTCGGATGCCTGAATTTTTCTACATGATTTCAGGTATCCGACAGCTGTACTTATTTCGCTTTGTAATTTTATTGACTAAATAATTACAACACTCCCAAAATCTTTTAATTTCACGCCTCGTTATCTTTCTAAAACGTTTTATTCCAGATATGTTTATAAAATACCGGTTACTGTTTTCGCTGTTTGTTGTTCTTTCTTTCTATAGTGCCCACGCTCAAAGTACCGATCCCAATCTGGGTATTATCCCTGCACCAGTATCGGTACAAAAGCAAGCCGGAACGTTTACTTTAAGCCAGGAAACAGTGATTTTGGCCGACAGCGTAAATAATAAAGCGGTTCAGTTTTTAACCAGTTACTTGCAAAATAGGTATATGTTAAAAAACAAGCTGGAGTCTTTTAAAGGCAGCTCAACCGGCAACTCCCTGGTATTAACTTCGGCAGGGAGCGAAAACTTACCCGCCGAAGGTTACCGTTTAACCATCACCCCAACAGTAATAACCATTGCAGGCAAGGGCGCCGGGTTGTTTTACGGTATGCAGTCATTAATTCAGTTATTACCGGTTGAGCGGGCTGCTACAGCAAAGTTACCTTGTGCAGTAATTGAAGATTATCCGCGGTTTGCCTACCGTGGTTTGCACCTTGACGTTTGCCGTCATTTCTTTTCGGTTGAGTTTGTAAAGCGTTACATTGATTTAATAGCGGCTTATAAGCTCAATAATTTTCACTGGCATTTAACCGATGATCAGGGCTGGCGTATCGAAATAAAAAAGTATCCGCGTTTAACGCAAATTGGCAGTCAGCGTGCGCAAACCCTTATTGGTAACTATCACGACCGCGTACCGCAACAGTTTGACAATACGCCTTATGGCGGTTATTATACCCAAGACCAAATTAGGGATGTGGTAGCTTACGCGGCCAGTAAATACATCAATGTGGTACCCGAAATTGAAATGCCTGGCCACGCTATGGCAGCTTTGGCATCATACCCGGAGTTAAGCTGCGATACCAAGCAGGAATACAAGGTTTCTGAAACCTGGGGCGTTTTTAACAACATATTTTGCCCTACCGAAAAAACGTTTACTTTTTTACAGGATGTTCTTACTGAAGTAATGGAACTTTTTCCGAGTAAATACATCCACATCGGCGGCGACGAAGCGCCTAAAGTAATCTGGAAATCATCGCCAGAGGCTCAAGCGGTCATCAAAAAATATAAGCTTAAAGACGAACATGCCCTGCAAAGCTATTTTATTCAGCGCATGGAAAAATTTGTGAACAGCAAAGGCCGCAGTATCATTGGTTGGGATGAGATACTGGAAGGCGGACTTGCACCCAATGCTACGGTAATGAGCTGGCGGGGCGAGGCCGGTGGTATAGCCGCAGCCAAGCAAAACCACCAGGTAATTATGACGCCCGGCAGCGGCGGCATGTACTTCGACCATGCCCAGGCCCGGTCAGATCTCGAACCGTTGAGTATAGGTAGCTATTCGCCTTTAACAAAAACATACGCTTACAACCCAGCTTCGGCCAGCCTTACTCCGCAGCAGCAAAAATATATCATGGGTGTACAAGCTAATTTATGGACGGAATATATTGCTACCGAAGATAAAGTAGAATACATGGTATTACCCCGCTTAATGGCTTTGTCGGAAGTGGCTTGGTCGCCGTTGGCTAACAAAAATTATAAAGATTTTTCGGAAACACGTTTGCCTAAGCACCTGGCCTGGCTGGAGGCTAATAAATACAATTACCGTGTGCCAACGGCTATAGGTACTAAAGATACATCGTATACTGGCACGCAACTTTCTGTTGATTTAAAACCTCCGGTTAACGGCGCTAAAATTTATTACACCATTGATGGTTACACCCCCGACGAAACCTGCCTGATATATACATCGCCATTCACCTTAAATATTCCGCCCGATCAATACCGCGAACTAAAAACTATCGTTATTACTCCAAGTGGTAAACGTAGTTTAGTTACCCGTATGCTGGTGTATAACCGTACGCCATTGCCTGCGGTAACTTTTGATGGTAAGCAGCCTGGTGTAAAGTATGAGTTGGTTGCCGGATCGTTTACCGGTACCGGGCAGTTGGATGGTGCAAGGGTGCTGGATACCGGTGTGGTTAAAACCTTCAATACGTCGGCTTTTAAAAAGGCTAACCGTACCTTTGGGGTGACTTACGAAGGTTACTTTAACATTGATGCCGATGGCAAATATATTTTTTCTACACAGTCTGACGATGGTTCGGTTATTTTGATTGACGACCAGATGGTGGTAGATAATGATGGTAAACATAGCCTTTTTGAGCAACCTGGTGAGGTTTTGCTACAGAAAGGGATGCATAAATTTACCTTAAAGTATTTTGATGCTGGGGCGTTTAGCACACTAAGAGTATACTTAACCATGCCCGGAAAACCTAAAGGCGAATTTTCGGCCGAGTCTTTACTCAATTAATGTTTACTGGTTAACAGGAGACATTGAACATATTTAACTAACTTAAGCTTTATCAAGCCCTGCTTTTGGTAAAGCAAACTATTGATTTTAACCATGAAGCGTTATTTATATTTAATGCTGAGCTGCATGGTAGGATTAACCGCATGCAGTAACCACAATTCGGATGATGCCCGTGTGGCTGCTCCGGTAGCAACCGAGGCTCCGCGGGTAATGGCACCATTCAGATACCACAAAACGGTTGAAGTGGCACCGGGGCAATATTATGATGTATTGTCGTGGGGCAGAGGCTCTGAAAGTACCGGGGCCTTTGAAATCTTGCGGTCCGACTCGGCAACGATGAAGTATACCACTACCACCGGCGATTTGGATGGCCGCATTGTAGATGTGTTCAACTCAGACATGGATACGGATGGCAATCCGGAGATATTTATCCATACCCAGGCGGCCGACAGTACCAACGCAGCCCAGGTAATTGCTTTTGAGTACAACGACAACACTGCCCGTAAACTGGAATTTCCGCGGCTAACTAAGTCACAACGCAAAGGTTACCGGGGCAACGATCGGTTTTTTATTAAAGACGGTAACTTAACACGTGAGTTTGAGGTTTTTGATGATGCCGACTCGCTGACTAAAACCCCGCTGCAAAAAAGACTGATTGAGTATAATCTGCGCGGCAATAATTTGCAGGCTAAACAGCTCAGCACCGATTCTGTAACAAAAGAAGCCACAACACCGCGTGCTGCAAAGTTGGAAAGCGAAACAAAATCCTCTTCAAGTAATTCTCATTCATCCAGCAAAAAATCATCCAGCAAAAAATCTGTCAAAAAGAGCCGTAGTTCGCGCCATCACGAAAGTCATCATAAACGCAGAAGGCATCGCCGGTAGTCTGTTTTTAATATATCACGCAGTGAAAACACCTGCAACTTGTCAGAAAGTTACAGGTGTTTTTGTTTAGTCTACCAGCTGTAACTGTTTTAGTTCGGCGGTAATCATCGCTATTTCCTCAGCGCTAAGTTTTACATCAATGGCTTTTGCATTTTGGGTAGCCTGGTCGGCGTTGCGGGCTCCAACTAACGCTACGGTAATACCTGGTTGCTCAATAGTCCAACGAATCACTAATTGCCCTAAGGTTGCATTTTTTTCATCGGCCAATGGCTTTATCTTGTTCAAAAAGTCATTGGTCCGGGCAATGTTCTCATCTTTAAAAAACTTTAGCCCTGCACGGTGATCCCCCTCGCCAAACTTTTGTCCGGGTTTCATTTTTCCGGTAAGTAAACCGCGTTCCATAGGGCTGTAGGCCAGTATGCTTTTGTGGTTTTCGAGACAGTAAGGTACAATGTCCTGTTCAATCTTTCGGTTAACCATGCTAAACGGTACCTGGTTAGAGGCCAGCTTAATAGTTTTTTCGGCTTCCTGCATTTGGGCAGCGTTATAATTACTTACACCGGCTTCTCTAATTTTTCCCTGTTCTTGCAATCGCAAAATAGCTTCCATGGTTTCGGCAATGGGCGTGCTTTCGTCTGGCCAGTGTATTTGGTATAAATCAATATAATCGGTATCTAAACGCTTTAAGCTATTTTCGCATTCGGTAATAATACTTTCTTTGCCGGCATATTTATAGATGTCCAGGTCATTGCCTTCGTTATCCTTCGATTTAAAACCAAAGGTGCCCTTGGTTAAATCCCAGCGCATCCCGTATTTTGTTAAAATCTGAACCTTATCGCGTGGCAAATCTTTAATAGCTTGGCCAACTAATTCTTCACTCTTGCCTTGCCCATAAATCGGAGCAGTATCAATGCTGGTAATGCCGGCATCATAGGCTGCACGCATAGCATTTACTGCGTCATTATCGTCGTTTCCTCCCCACATCCAGCCGCCTGCTGCCCAGGCGCCAAAAGTAATAGCAGATACCGCTAAATCTGTTTCTCCTAATTTTCTGTATTCCATAATTCTCTTATCGTTTTTACTCAACATCCGGTAAAAATTATTGTTCAGGTTTAAACTTTTATAAAGCAATAGTTACAATAAATTGATGCTGATGAATGAGTGTAATTATGTTTCAGTTAAACCGTGTAATGCGAATGTTACTGTTTGTGGATGAACATTCGTTAATTATTTGAATAAAAATGCATCCAAAAAAAATTCAACACCGTATAAGTTTATAGTAACATGCATTAGGTTGCATTAATCTTTAATTAACTCTTGAAAAAAAATAATACCATAAGCTTAAAACGTACCAACATTAATGGGTGGTTTTTCTTGCTGTTGGTATGTTTATTAATGGCAGGCAGCTCATTATCTTATGCTGCCAACGTGGCCGAAAAGCATCCCCGGATTATTGCTTTAGTTGATTCGCTTAACGAGCAGGCGTCGCCATTGATCAGGTTAGATCCTGGTAAAGCATTTACACTGCTTACCGAGGCTGAAATACTGGCTACCCAATATAACTATAGCAAGGGGCGTGCGGTGGCTTACCTTAACCAGGCCGAGGTGTTGAATCAGCGCGGTTACTCTACCCGCGCACTCGAATTGTATTATCGCTCCATGCAATTGAGCCGCCAAAATCGTGATGTGTATAATATTGCCCGTGCTGAGCAGTACATCAGTACTATTAAACGTAAGGGCGGCAGCTTCAAAGAAGCAGAAGATTTATTGAACCATACTCTCGAAACTTTTTCGGATTTAAATAAGCCGGTTGATATGGTTAATATTCAGCTTAAGCTTGGCTTGTTGTATGCCGAACAAAAAAACTTTGATAAAGCCATGGCCTATTATAACATGGCTTATAATCTGAGTACAAAAATTAAATATCCGTACGGACAAAAAAGAAGTTTTTACAATCGTGCTATATTGTACGAAGAAATGCACAAGCCTGAGGATGCTATTAACTATCTAAACAAAGGTTTGCTTATTGACAGCCTTTCGGGCGATACTAACGGCAAAGCTTTAACTTACATTGAGCTGAGCAGGGTTTACATCCGGAACAAAAAATATAAAGAAGCCCTGCCTTACGCCATACTGGCGTATAACAAAGCCGATAGCTGTGCAGCTATGGGTTTGGTGAAAACAGCCGTGCAGTTGTTGTTAAACATCAGCAAAGCATCGGTAGATAAAGACGCCATTATACAATGGCAGGACGAACTTATTTACGTAGACAATTTAATTAACGACCGCGAGCGCAAGCAAGCTAATGATTTTATTGATGCTTTGCGCGCCCAGGAAGAACAGCAGCTTAAGGTGCAGCAAAGTGTTTTAATGGCCGAAAAGAAAGCCCAGCAGCAAAAAAATCAGATTGTTGTTTATATCGGTGCTTTATTGTGTTCGGCTGTTATTGTGTTGACATTACTTTACAACTATAAAAAAGCCAAGCAAAAAAATGCCAAGCTAAATGCGCAGAAACAGCAGATTGAACGGCAGATTGGCATGCTGGATAAGCTTAACCGCGAAGTGCTTAGTCAAAATCAAAAATTGGAAGATGATAATGTGCTTAAAAGTAAGTTGTTGTCTATCATTAGTCATGATTTGCGTAAACCGTTGGCCAACACCCAAAGCATCCTGCACTTGGTTAACGCAGGTTTAGTATCTGAACGTGAAACCAAAGATTTATTTAAACATTTAGAAGCGCAGTACAGCCGGGTAATGACCCTGACTGATAACCTGCTGTTTTGGATACGCGGACAAGTAAGCGGGGCACCCGTTAAAAAGGAAACCGTTAATCTGCACGACACGGTGAATAACATTATTGAAGAAACGGTAATGCCGATTAGTGAGAAAGGGCTTGAAGTGCAAAACCATTTACCTGCCGAGCTGGCTTGGGTAACCGAAAACGAAACGCTGAAAATAATTTTACGTAACCTCATAAACAACGCCGTGAAATTTACCCCTGTTAACGGAGTAATTGCGTTTAGCGGTGATGTGAATGATAACGAGACTCATCTAACCATTACAGATAGCGGTATTGGCATTAGCCCCGCCATGATGGAGCAAATTAACAGTGAAAGCTATTACACTACCAAAGGAACGCAGAACGAGGAAGGCAGCGGTTTTGGTTTGATGCTCATCAGAGATTTGTTGAAAAAGCAAAACGGCAGGCTTAAAATTAACAGCAAACCCGGTGAGGGCAGTGCCTTTACCATCAGCTTTCCGGCGGTAACCGCTATTTTACCAGTAGTTGCTTTGTAAGTATGCCCTATCGGGGTATATTTGTTACTACGCCTGCTGCCAAATGGCAGGGTATAGTGTAACACCATGCAATTTGTTTATCCGGCTTTTCTGTTTGCCTTATTATCGCTAACAATACCGGTGCTGGTGCATCTGTTCAATTTCAGGCATTACCAAAAAGTTTATTTTAGCAATGTTCAGTTTCTTAAAGAAATTAAAGAACAGCAATCATCAAGGCGTAATCTGCGCGAGCGTTTTATTTTGATAAGCCGCCTGCTGGCGCTGGCATTTTTGGTGTTAGCTTTTGCCCGCCCATATCTTCCTGATAAAAATACGGTTAGCCCGGGTAAGCGGCAGATTATTAGCATTTTTCTGGACAACTCATACTCTATGCAAACACTAAGCACAGAGGGAAGCTTGTTAGACGAAGCCAAGCGCCGGGCTAAAGAAATTGCATCAGCTTACAGTATAAACGACAAATTTCAATTACTCACGCAAGATTTTGAAGGTAAGCACCAGCGGCTGCTTACCCGGCAGGAATTTAATGATGCTGTTGACGAAGTTAAAATAAGTGCCCAAAGCCGCCGCCTGCCGCAAATTATTTCGCGCCAGCAAAGCATTATGCAAAATCAATCCGGCACTTCGGAGCAAATCTATATCATATCAGATTTTCAAAAAAGTGCTACCGGGCAAAATCAGGTAAAGCCGGGCGCTGGTACAAACATTAACATGGTGCAGCTTAAGGCTAATACCTTACCTAATATTGCTGTTGATTCGGTGTGGCTATTAAGCGCGGTACACCGCCCCGGCGAGGGCGAAAAGTTAGTGGTAAAACTGCATAACTATGCAGATAAAGATGCGCAGGGTATACCCTTAAAATTATTTATTAATGGTGCTCAGAAAGCGTTAGGCAGTTTTAGTCTCAAAGCAAAATCTGCGCAGCAGGATACACTGTCATTTTCGGGTTTGCAATCCGGATGGCAACAGGGGCTTATTCAGTTGCAGGATAACCCTATTGTGTTTGATAACGACTTTTATTTTACGTTTGATGTAAAAGAACATATGCCTGTACTGCTAATTGACGGCGGACAGGTGAATCCGTATTTGCAAGCGGCATTTGCAACAGATGCCTTTTTTAAACCGGTTAGCGTAAATTATGGCAGTGTTAATTATGCCGGCTTAAGCAGCTACCCGGTAGTGATGCTGGCCGATGTAAAAAGCATACCTACCGGACTAGCGCAGCAACTTAAAACGTACGTGGCCAAGGGTGGGACGTTGGTGGTATTTCCGGCTGATGAGGCAGACCTGAACAGCTACCGTGGATTGCTGCAGCCTGCAGGAGCAGTTTGGCCCGAAAAGCTAATTACCGGACCAACCCGGGTAAGTAACTTAAATGCTAATAGTCCTTTATTTAGAGGTGTGTTTGAAAACGCACCACAGAACCCCGATTTGCCGCTGGTGCAAAAATATTATCAATTGAGCACTGGCGGGCGTACACAAAGTGAGGCGCTGATGAGTTTGCCGGGAAGACAGCCTTTTTGGTCCGGCTATCGTAGCGGGAGCGGTAAGATCTACCTATCGGCAGTGCCGCTGCAAGAAAGCTACAGCAATTTGCCCCGGCATGCTTTGCTAATTCCGGTATTATTCAGGATAGCGCTTTTAAGCGGGCACGACCAACCCTTGTATTACACTATTGGTAAAAATGAAGTGGTAGAAACTATTCCGTTTCAATTAAATGAAAAGCAGATATTAAAGCTAAGCAAGGGCAACCAAACGTTTATACCTGATGCCCGGCAGCAGGAGGGGAGCACATTTTTATATGTGGCCGACCAGATACAGCAGCCTGGAAACTATTTGCTAAAAAAGCAAGACAGCTTGGCCGCCGTTATTGCGTTTAACAACAACCGGCTCGAGTCTGATTTAACTTATTTTGAACCAAGCCAGCTAAAAAATCTGGTTCCTGAAAATGGGTTGGTAGTACAGGCAGGTAAGGGATCGTTACAGAGTGCCATCAGTGAAACAAATTTTGGCCTGCAATTATGGAAAGTTTGTATAATTTTGGCCCTGATTTTCGTGGCTGCCGAAATAGTGTTGATCCGCTTTTATAAAGTAGAAAAACAGTCGCTTTCAACGCCGGCCACAGTCAAATAAAAAGGTAAAGCATAAAGCCCCACCATATGAAGTTGCTCATCAAATCTGCTCACATTCTGTATCCTGGCTCGGATTTTCATCAAACTAAAGCCGACGTGTTGATTGAAAATGGACTGGTTAGTGCTATTGCCAACAGTTTAAGTGCAGATGATGCTGAAATAATAGATGCTGAAGGCAGTTACCTTTCGCCCGGCTTTTTTGATTTAAATTGCAGCATTGGCGAACCGGGCCTCGAAACCAAGGAGGATTTAAATACCGGTTTGCAGGCCGCAGCAGCAGGTGGTTTTACCGGGTTGGCTTTAATGCCCGATACGCAACCACCCATACATTCAAAAACAGAGGTTGAATACCTGAT harbors:
- a CDS encoding BatA domain-containing protein: MQFVYPAFLFALLSLTIPVLVHLFNFRHYQKVYFSNVQFLKEIKEQQSSRRNLRERFILISRLLALAFLVLAFARPYLPDKNTVSPGKRQIISIFLDNSYSMQTLSTEGSLLDEAKRRAKEIASAYSINDKFQLLTQDFEGKHQRLLTRQEFNDAVDEVKISAQSRRLPQIISRQQSIMQNQSGTSEQIYIISDFQKSATGQNQVKPGAGTNINMVQLKANTLPNIAVDSVWLLSAVHRPGEGEKLVVKLHNYADKDAQGIPLKLFINGAQKALGSFSLKAKSAQQDTLSFSGLQSGWQQGLIQLQDNPIVFDNDFYFTFDVKEHMPVLLIDGGQVNPYLQAAFATDAFFKPVSVNYGSVNYAGLSSYPVVMLADVKSIPTGLAQQLKTYVAKGGTLVVFPADEADLNSYRGLLQPAGAVWPEKLITGPTRVSNLNANSPLFRGVFENAPQNPDLPLVQKYYQLSTGGRTQSEALMSLPGRQPFWSGYRSGSGKIYLSAVPLQESYSNLPRHALLIPVLFRIALLSGHDQPLYYTIGKNEVVETIPFQLNEKQILKLSKGNQTFIPDARQQEGSTFLYVADQIQQPGNYLLKKQDSLAAVIAFNNNRLESDLTYFEPSQLKNLVPENGLVVQAGKGSLQSAISETNFGLQLWKVCIILALIFVAAEIVLIRFYKVEKQSLSTPATVK
- a CDS encoding family 20 glycosylhydrolase is translated as MFIKYRLLFSLFVVLSFYSAHAQSTDPNLGIIPAPVSVQKQAGTFTLSQETVILADSVNNKAVQFLTSYLQNRYMLKNKLESFKGSSTGNSLVLTSAGSENLPAEGYRLTITPTVITIAGKGAGLFYGMQSLIQLLPVERAATAKLPCAVIEDYPRFAYRGLHLDVCRHFFSVEFVKRYIDLIAAYKLNNFHWHLTDDQGWRIEIKKYPRLTQIGSQRAQTLIGNYHDRVPQQFDNTPYGGYYTQDQIRDVVAYAASKYINVVPEIEMPGHAMAALASYPELSCDTKQEYKVSETWGVFNNIFCPTEKTFTFLQDVLTEVMELFPSKYIHIGGDEAPKVIWKSSPEAQAVIKKYKLKDEHALQSYFIQRMEKFVNSKGRSIIGWDEILEGGLAPNATVMSWRGEAGGIAAAKQNHQVIMTPGSGGMYFDHAQARSDLEPLSIGSYSPLTKTYAYNPASASLTPQQQKYIMGVQANLWTEYIATEDKVEYMVLPRLMALSEVAWSPLANKNYKDFSETRLPKHLAWLEANKYNYRVPTAIGTKDTSYTGTQLSVDLKPPVNGAKIYYTIDGYTPDETCLIYTSPFTLNIPPDQYRELKTIVITPSGKRSLVTRMLVYNRTPLPAVTFDGKQPGVKYELVAGSFTGTGQLDGARVLDTGVVKTFNTSAFKKANRTFGVTYEGYFNIDADGKYIFSTQSDDGSVILIDDQMVVDNDGKHSLFEQPGEVLLQKGMHKFTLKYFDAGAFSTLRVYLTMPGKPKGEFSAESLLN
- a CDS encoding aldo/keto reductase, producing the protein MEYRKLGETDLAVSAITFGAWAAGGWMWGGNDDNDAVNAMRAAYDAGITSIDTAPIYGQGKSEELVGQAIKDLPRDKVQILTKYGMRWDLTKGTFGFKSKDNEGNDLDIYKYAGKESIITECENSLKRLDTDYIDLYQIHWPDESTPIAETMEAILRLQEQGKIREAGVSNYNAAQMQEAEKTIKLASNQVPFSMVNRKIEQDIVPYCLENHKSILAYSPMERGLLTGKMKPGQKFGEGDHRAGLKFFKDENIARTNDFLNKIKPLADEKNATLGQLVIRWTIEQPGITVALVGARNADQATQNAKAIDVKLSAEEIAMITAELKQLQLVD
- a CDS encoding tetratricopeptide repeat-containing sensor histidine kinase; this translates as MKKNNTISLKRTNINGWFFLLLVCLLMAGSSLSYAANVAEKHPRIIALVDSLNEQASPLIRLDPGKAFTLLTEAEILATQYNYSKGRAVAYLNQAEVLNQRGYSTRALELYYRSMQLSRQNRDVYNIARAEQYISTIKRKGGSFKEAEDLLNHTLETFSDLNKPVDMVNIQLKLGLLYAEQKNFDKAMAYYNMAYNLSTKIKYPYGQKRSFYNRAILYEEMHKPEDAINYLNKGLLIDSLSGDTNGKALTYIELSRVYIRNKKYKEALPYAILAYNKADSCAAMGLVKTAVQLLLNISKASVDKDAIIQWQDELIYVDNLINDRERKQANDFIDALRAQEEQQLKVQQSVLMAEKKAQQQKNQIVVYIGALLCSAVIVLTLLYNYKKAKQKNAKLNAQKQQIERQIGMLDKLNREVLSQNQKLEDDNVLKSKLLSIISHDLRKPLANTQSILHLVNAGLVSERETKDLFKHLEAQYSRVMTLTDNLLFWIRGQVSGAPVKKETVNLHDTVNNIIEETVMPISEKGLEVQNHLPAELAWVTENETLKIILRNLINNAVKFTPVNGVIAFSGDVNDNETHLTITDSGIGISPAMMEQINSESYYTTKGTQNEEGSGFGLMLIRDLLKKQNGRLKINSKPGEGSAFTISFPAVTAILPVVAL
- a CDS encoding carboxylesterase family protein, which codes for MKKVILSLLMLASIQLYAQNNQGALPQVKTANGLLDGVTEASGIRSYKGIPFAQPPIGQLRWVEPQPVKSWTGVRKADHFGPQAMQRTMYSDMIFRSDGKSEDCLYLNVWTPAKSSTERLPVLVYFYGGGFSAGDGSEGRYDGESMAQKGVVAITVNYRLGVFGFMAHPLLTAESSHHASGNYGLLDQHAALEWVQKNIAAFGGDPKRVTIAGESAGSMSVSAQMASPLSKGLFAGAIAESGALLGNLSPAPLAAAEENGQRFATAVKAASLADLRSIPADSLLKMSAGFRFSADVDGYLIPKMPKAIFEAGEQMHVPLLVGWNSAEGSYRSVLGSRSSTVQSYKEALLAAYGKEKADAIFAAYPAANDADVEQVATELASDNFIAYSTWKLADMQSKTGGKPVYKYYYTRKRPAFTDGKSNDAPGAVHSAEIEYALGNLRYNKAYHWTPEDYKISETMQTYFANFIKTGNPNGKGLPTWYSLQERQPQQVMIIDVNSKLQTDTHAPRYTLQEKLNGK